A genomic window from Cyprinus carpio isolate SPL01 chromosome A2, ASM1834038v1, whole genome shotgun sequence includes:
- the LOC109065083 gene encoding AP-2 complex subunit mu-A-like codes for MIGGLFIYNHKGEVLISRVYRDDIGRNAVDAFRVNVIHARQQVRSPVTNIARTSFFHIKRSNIWLAAVTKQNVNAAMVFEFLYKMCDVMTAYFGKISEENIKNNFVLIYELLDEILDFGYPQNSETKTLNTHNTNKGNKKKPQTKEEQSQITSQVTGQIGWRREGIKYRRNELFLDVLESVNLLMSPQGQVLSAHVSGRVVMKSYLSGMPECKFGMNDKIVIDKQGKGGTTDDPGKSELGGSGKQSIAIDDCTFHQCVRLSKFDSERSISFIPPDGEYELMRYRTTKDIILPFRVIPLVREVGRTKLEVKVVIKSNFKPSLLAQKIEVRIPTPLNTSGVQVICMKGKAKYKASENAIVWKIKRMAGMKESQISAEIELLPTNDKKKWARPPISMNFEVPFAPSGLKVRYLKVFESKLNYSDHDVIKWVRYIGRSGIYETRC; via the exons ACGCAATGCTGTGGATGCGTTCCGCGTGAACGTGATCCACGCCCGTCAGCAGGTGCGCTCCCCGGTCACCAACATCGCCCGCACCAGCTTCTTCCACATCAAACGCTCCAACATCTGGCTGGCTGCTGTCACCAAGCAGAATGTCAACGCCGCTATGGTGTTCGAGTTCCTCTACAAGATGTGTGACGTCATGACCGCCTACTTTGGGAAGATCAGCGAGGAGAATATCAAGAACAACTTTGTGCTGATCTACGAGCTGCTGGATG aGATCCTGGACTTTGGATACCCACAGAACTCAGAAACCAAAACACTTAATACCCATAATACCAACaaaggcaacaaaaaaaaa CCTCAGACCAAGGAGGAGCAGTCTCAGATCACCAGCCAGGTGACCGGGCAAATCGGTTGGCGTCGTGAAGGCATCAAGTACCGCCGCAATGAGCTCTTCCTGGATGTGCTGGAGAGCGTCAACCTGCTCATGTCTCCACAGG GTCAGGTCCTGAGCGCTCACGTCTCCGGGCGTGTGGTGATGAAGAGCTATCTGAGTGGGATGCCTGAATGCAAGTTTGGCATGAATGACAAAATCGTCATTGACAAACAGGGGAAAGGAGGAACTACTGACGATCCTGGGAAAAG TGAGTTAGGGGGAag TGGGAAACAGTCCATAGCCATCGACGACTGCACTTTCCATCAGTGTGTGCGTCTCAGCAAGTTCGACTCGGAGCGCAGCATCAGTTTCATCCCTCCTGATGGGGAGTATGAGCTCATGAG GTATCGCACCACTAAGGACATAATCCTGCCCTTCCGGGTCATTCCACTGGTTCGAGAGGTTGGTCGCACAAAGCTGGAGGTCAAAGTTGTCATCAAATCTAATTTCAAACCCTCGCTCCTGGCACAGAAAATAGAG GTGCGTATTCCTACACCTCTGAACACTAGTGGAGTGCAGGTGATCTGTATGAAAGGAAAAGCTAAATACAAGGCCAGTGAGAATGCCATCGTGTGGAA GATCAAACGCATGGCAGGAATGAAGGAGTCTCAGATCAGTGCTGAGATCGAGCTGCTGCCCACTAATGATAAGAAGAAGTGGGCCCGTCCACCCATTTCCATGAACTTTGAG GTTCCGTTTGCACCCTCGGGGCTGAAGGTGCGCTACCTGAAAGTGTTCGAGTCGAAACTCAACTACAGTGACCACGATGTGATTAAATGGGTGCGGTACATCGGACGCAGCGGAATCTACGAGACGCGCTGCTAA